One stretch of Pigmentiphaga aceris DNA includes these proteins:
- a CDS encoding SDR family NAD(P)-dependent oxidoreductase — protein MPHTVVVLTGASRGLGASMARAFAAPGVHLITLARGTDASLRADVEAKGATLDAQVVDLSDAATLDRNICTVIAAMPRAAERYVLINNAGAVAPVAQAGNFETADVATAFTLNVTALIMLTSRFLSATEALNADRRIVNISSGAGRAAKSGWSVYCATKAAVDMFSKSVKLEQVEHGEHGARIVSLAPGVVDTDMQVAIRSATPEQFPSVNAFQDMKETGKLATPDSVAAKIVAYVARDDFGSIEIDDIRNY, from the coding sequence ATGCCGCATACCGTCGTTGTTCTTACTGGTGCTTCCCGTGGTCTGGGTGCGTCGATGGCCCGCGCGTTTGCTGCGCCTGGCGTGCACCTGATCACGCTGGCCCGTGGCACCGATGCCTCGTTGCGCGCCGATGTCGAAGCGAAGGGCGCAACGCTGGATGCGCAGGTGGTCGATCTTTCGGACGCCGCGACGCTGGATCGCAACATCTGCACCGTGATCGCCGCCATGCCGCGTGCGGCCGAGCGTTATGTGCTGATCAACAATGCTGGCGCTGTTGCGCCAGTGGCACAGGCGGGCAATTTCGAGACGGCTGATGTCGCAACCGCGTTTACCTTGAACGTGACTGCGCTGATCATGTTGACCTCGCGTTTCCTGTCGGCCACGGAAGCACTGAACGCCGATCGCCGTATCGTGAACATTTCGTCGGGCGCTGGCCGCGCGGCTAAGTCTGGCTGGAGCGTGTATTGCGCCACCAAGGCGGCCGTGGACATGTTCAGCAAGTCGGTCAAGCTGGAACAAGTGGAGCACGGCGAACACGGTGCGCGCATCGTGTCCTTGGCACCGGGCGTGGTCGATACCGACATGCAGGTTGCCATCCGCAGCGCCACGCCGGAACAGTTCCCCAGCGTGAATGCGTTCCAGGACATGAAGGAAACCGGCAAGCTGGCGACGCCTGACTCGGTCGCCGCGAAGATTGTGGCCTATGTCGCGCGTGATGATTTCGGTTCGATCGAAATCGACGACATCCGCAATTACTGA
- the prfB gene encoding peptide chain release factor 2 (programmed frameshift) has protein sequence MEAERINALSALIDDLRARVTELRRYLDYDDKANRLQVVNAELEDPTVWNDPKRAQDLGREKKSLEDVVMALESLTASLTDAAELFELADGDDDTLEAIVADVDKLKEQVEGLEFRRMFNNPADPLNCFLDIQAGAGGTEAQDWASMLLRQYLKYAERKGFKAEILEESDGEVAGLKSATIKLEGEYAFGFLRTETGVHRLVRKSPFDSSGGRHTSFASVFVYPEIDDSFEVDVNPADIRTDTYRASGAGGQHINKTDSAVRLTHIPTGIVVQCQNDRSQHRNRAEAMQMLKSRLYELEMRNRMAAQQKLEDSKTDVGWGHQIRSYVLDQSRIKDLRTNVEISNTQKVLDGDLDPFIQASLKQGV, from the exons ATGGAAGCCGAACGCATCAACGCCCTGTCCGCCCTCATTGACGACCTGCGGGCGCGCGTGACCGAACTTCGGAGGTATCTT GACTACGATGACAAAGCAAATCGCCTCCAAGTCGTCAACGCAGAACTAGAAGACCCCACCGTCTGGAACGATCCGAAGCGCGCCCAGGACTTGGGCCGCGAGAAGAAGTCGTTGGAAGACGTGGTGATGGCGCTCGAATCCTTGACCGCGTCGCTGACCGATGCCGCTGAACTGTTTGAACTCGCCGATGGCGATGACGACACGCTGGAAGCGATCGTGGCGGACGTGGACAAGCTGAAGGAACAGGTCGAAGGCCTGGAGTTCCGCCGCATGTTCAACAACCCGGCTGACCCGCTGAACTGCTTCCTGGACATCCAGGCTGGCGCGGGTGGCACGGAGGCCCAGGACTGGGCGTCGATGTTGTTGCGTCAGTATTTGAAGTACGCCGAGCGCAAGGGCTTCAAGGCCGAGATTCTGGAAGAGTCTGACGGTGAAGTCGCGGGCCTGAAGTCGGCCACGATCAAGCTGGAAGGCGAGTACGCCTTCGGTTTCCTGCGCACCGAAACGGGCGTGCACCGCCTGGTTCGCAAGAGCCCCTTTGATTCGTCGGGCGGCCGTCATACCTCGTTTGCCAGCGTGTTTGTGTACCCGGAAATCGATGACTCGTTCGAGGTCGATGTGAATCCGGCGGACATTCGCACCGATACCTACCGTGCCTCTGGCGCGGGTGGTCAGCACATCAACAAGACCGATTCGGCCGTTCGTTTGACGCACATCCCGACCGGCATTGTGGTGCAGTGCCAGAACGACCGGTCGCAGCATCGGAACCGTGCGGAAGCCATGCAGATGCTGAAGTCGCGTCTGTATGAGCTGGAAATGCGCAATCGCATGGCTGCGCAGCAGAAGCTGGAAGACTCGAAGACGGATGTGGGCTGGGGTCATCAGATCCGTTCGTACGTGCTGGACCAAAGCCGCATCAAGGATCTGCGTACCAACGTCGAAATTTCCAACACCCAGAAGGTGCTGGACGGCGATCTGGACCCGTTCATTCAAGCAAGCCTGAAACAAGGAGTTTGA
- a CDS encoding AAA family ATPase yields the protein MRQEWDISDPQSIIVFLDAGKAFSDFGVSFENVALRSRAQKAKEFILECIFNPDEALQSIYKKTVLDHVQYRLDPSRKYEYFKNANEAVRIISRNIEVKNISATKKDGQLVMLGRTSSESAMFDVKDFSAGERSLYLTLLFLFYLPNIGILIIDEPENHLHESLLVSFYSFLREVMGAGGVSNWLASKQGVKHAEHRSSAIDQIFLITHSKPLIYQNISFGECLVFSDGELKPIYSSGIERELRFAGITTVFSRVLFVEGKGDVEILADVLAAHRIEVVPLSSCKEVIDYFRKIANIKGSLHASSYCFAIDKDNRSAQDLAEIRSYDPEFYDDSFVVLERHEMENYLIDKKLIMDSINPALQALGVKQHSVASLNKLFSDQAESLRGQSKAKYLASVFKMKLKEMILDPLTNVRSLQSSVSETLESVFDSDLAHHMQLESLSAESIFDEEWVKGWEALVDGKAFIGKILVQLSQSSGGIKTEIIRKKMVAQLIGSPASYDAGVLVDTIVEKIQGQEHYIKRV from the coding sequence TTGCGGCAGGAGTGGGATATTTCAGATCCGCAGTCTATTATTGTTTTTTTGGACGCGGGAAAGGCTTTTTCCGATTTTGGTGTAAGTTTTGAAAACGTCGCTTTACGGTCGCGAGCCCAAAAAGCCAAAGAATTTATTTTGGAGTGCATTTTTAATCCTGATGAGGCGCTTCAATCTATATATAAGAAAACTGTGCTAGATCATGTTCAATATCGTCTAGATCCAAGCCGAAAATATGAGTACTTTAAGAATGCTAATGAGGCTGTCCGAATTATCTCAAGAAATATAGAGGTCAAAAATATCAGTGCTACAAAAAAGGATGGGCAGCTTGTTATGCTTGGGCGGACTTCCTCAGAATCCGCTATGTTTGATGTGAAAGATTTTAGCGCTGGTGAGCGTTCTCTGTATTTGACATTGCTGTTTCTTTTTTATCTTCCTAATATTGGGATTCTCATAATTGATGAGCCAGAGAATCACCTTCATGAATCGCTTTTGGTGAGCTTTTACTCATTTCTTCGAGAAGTTATGGGGGCTGGTGGTGTGTCAAACTGGCTCGCCTCGAAACAGGGTGTTAAGCATGCGGAGCATCGATCTAGCGCAATTGACCAGATATTTCTTATCACGCACTCCAAGCCATTGATTTACCAAAATATCAGCTTCGGGGAATGCTTGGTCTTCTCTGATGGGGAATTGAAGCCAATTTATAGTTCGGGTATTGAGCGCGAGCTTCGGTTTGCAGGAATCACTACTGTTTTTTCTCGAGTTTTGTTTGTCGAGGGGAAGGGGGACGTAGAAATTCTCGCAGATGTTCTGGCCGCTCATCGAATAGAAGTTGTTCCTCTCTCTAGTTGTAAGGAGGTCATTGATTATTTTAGAAAAATCGCTAACATCAAAGGAAGCCTTCATGCCTCATCTTATTGCTTTGCAATTGATAAGGATAATAGGAGTGCGCAGGATTTGGCGGAGATCCGGAGCTACGATCCGGAATTTTATGATGACAGCTTTGTTGTTTTAGAGCGTCATGAGATGGAGAATTATCTTATTGATAAAAAGTTGATTATGGATTCGATTAATCCTGCGTTGCAGGCCTTGGGTGTAAAGCAGCATTCGGTGGCATCGCTAAATAAATTATTTAGTGATCAAGCGGAGAGCTTGCGGGGGCAATCAAAAGCGAAATATCTGGCCTCAGTGTTTAAAATGAAGTTAAAGGAGATGATTTTAGATCCTCTCACTAATGTTCGCAGTTTGCAAAGCTCCGTTTCGGAAACTTTGGAAAGTGTTTTTGATTCGGATTTGGCGCACCACATGCAGCTGGAAAGTTTGAGCGCAGAATCTATTTTTGACGAAGAGTGGGTTAAAGGGTGGGAAGCGTTGGTAGACGGTAAAGCGTTTATAGGGAAGATTCTTGTGCAGCTTTCGCAAAGTAGTGGCGGTATTAAAACAGAAATAATTAGAAAGAAGATGGTCGCTCAGTTAATCGGATCTCCTGCAAGCTATGATGCAGGGGTGCTTGTGGACACTATCGTCGAGAAAATTCAGGGCCAGGAGCACTATATTAAGAGAGTGTAG
- a CDS encoding DUF3079 domain-containing protein yields MAKKFPIHPPHPERICWGCDRYCFGKDLACGNGTERVQHPVETLGDDWYTVGNWEGLDIEDRPTDKAVSAPATQQHEVEPSPIGVVSPTC; encoded by the coding sequence ATGGCCAAGAAATTCCCCATCCACCCTCCACATCCCGAGCGCATCTGCTGGGGTTGTGATCGTTACTGCTTTGGTAAAGACCTAGCCTGCGGGAACGGCACGGAGCGTGTTCAACATCCGGTCGAGACTTTGGGCGATGATTGGTATACCGTGGGAAATTGGGAGGGGTTGGATATCGAGGATAGGCCAACAGATAAGGCAGTGAGCGCCCCGGCAACTCAACAGCACGAGGTTGAGCCAAGTCCAATTGGCGTAGTTAGCCCAACCTGTTAA
- the recJ gene encoding single-stranded-DNA-specific exonuclease RecJ — MVKPQLLTRRVDATARAALERDGVHPLLARLWASRGVTCTADTVSDWTAMLPPAHLTQATKAAGILADAIAASKRLLVVADYDCDGATACAVALRALTQMGAVVDFLVPNRFETGYGLSPAVVALAVNHHAGKPDMLVTVDNGIASVEGVAAANAAGIGVLVTDHHLPGDTLPDALAIVNPNHPACNFPSKNLAGVGVIFYLMLELRAELRRRDVYSANGGPRLDALIDLVALGTVADVVKLDANNRLLVAQGLKRMRAGRMQPGVAALFSVAGRSFREAGGFDLGFAVGPRINAAGRLADMGIGIRCLTTDNEDEALTLARELDTMNRDRREIETTMREQALAAVDALDARPRATLCVYDESWHQGVVGLVASRLKEKYWRPTLAFANAGDGELRGSGRSIPDVHLRDVLDLVSKRHPQMIPKFGGHAMAAGLTLAEQDLPEFQVAFEKAVQDLTGRTQFDPELATDGSLEDGYANVGVAEMLDEHVWGSGFPGPVFRDTFTVRNQRLVGEKHLKLVLERRHQRFDAIWFGHAEQLPEFVEVAYRLSKNSWNGVISVQLIVEHATAA; from the coding sequence GTGGTCAAACCCCAACTCCTGACCCGCCGCGTAGACGCGACGGCACGCGCCGCGCTGGAACGCGACGGTGTACACCCCCTATTGGCGCGCCTGTGGGCATCGCGTGGTGTGACTTGCACAGCGGATACGGTGTCCGACTGGACTGCCATGCTGCCGCCTGCGCATCTGACCCAGGCTACGAAAGCGGCGGGGATTCTGGCGGACGCAATTGCTGCGAGTAAGCGGCTGTTGGTCGTTGCCGACTACGACTGCGATGGTGCGACTGCGTGTGCAGTCGCGCTGCGTGCGCTTACGCAGATGGGCGCGGTTGTCGACTTCCTGGTGCCGAATCGGTTTGAGACGGGGTATGGCTTGTCGCCCGCAGTGGTTGCGTTGGCGGTGAACCATCATGCCGGTAAGCCCGACATGCTGGTGACGGTGGATAACGGCATTGCCAGCGTGGAAGGCGTTGCTGCGGCGAACGCGGCTGGGATCGGTGTGCTGGTGACCGATCACCACTTGCCTGGCGATACTTTGCCGGATGCCCTGGCGATTGTTAACCCCAATCACCCGGCATGTAATTTCCCGTCGAAGAATCTGGCGGGTGTGGGGGTTATTTTTTATTTGATGCTGGAACTGCGCGCTGAGCTTCGGCGTCGGGATGTTTATTCGGCGAACGGTGGGCCTCGCTTGGATGCCTTGATCGATCTCGTTGCGCTTGGCACCGTGGCCGACGTTGTGAAGCTGGATGCCAATAATCGGCTGTTGGTTGCACAGGGTTTGAAGCGCATGCGGGCGGGTCGGATGCAGCCTGGAGTTGCGGCGCTGTTCTCGGTTGCAGGGCGGTCGTTCCGGGAAGCCGGCGGATTTGATCTTGGATTTGCAGTTGGTCCCCGGATTAACGCTGCTGGGCGTCTGGCAGACATGGGTATCGGCATTCGTTGCCTGACCACTGACAACGAAGACGAAGCCCTGACCCTGGCCCGCGAGTTGGACACGATGAACCGTGATCGTCGGGAGATCGAAACGACGATGCGGGAGCAGGCGCTGGCGGCAGTGGACGCGCTGGACGCCCGCCCGCGTGCAACCTTGTGTGTGTATGACGAGAGTTGGCATCAAGGAGTCGTCGGGCTGGTTGCGTCTCGGCTGAAGGAAAAGTACTGGCGGCCTACGCTGGCGTTCGCGAATGCGGGTGATGGTGAATTGCGTGGTTCAGGCCGGTCGATTCCAGACGTGCATCTGCGGGATGTGCTGGATCTGGTTTCCAAACGGCATCCGCAGATGATTCCGAAGTTTGGTGGGCACGCGATGGCGGCGGGTCTGACGCTGGCAGAACAGGACTTGCCGGAGTTTCAGGTTGCCTTTGAAAAGGCCGTGCAAGACCTGACTGGGCGGACGCAGTTCGATCCCGAGTTGGCTACAGATGGATCGCTTGAAGACGGTTATGCCAATGTTGGCGTTGCTGAAATGCTGGACGAGCACGTATGGGGATCAGGCTTCCCTGGGCCGGTGTTCCGCGACACCTTCACCGTTCGTAATCAGCGGCTGGTTGGTGAAAAGCACTTGAAGCTGGTGCTGGAACGCCGGCATCAGCGATTTGATGCGATCTGGTTCGGGCATGCGGAACAGCTGCCTGAATTTGTCGAGGTGGCTTATCGGCTGTCGAAGAACAGCTGGAATGGGGTGATCTCGGTGCAGCTGATTGTGGAGCACGCGACGGCGGCTTGA
- a CDS encoding addiction module antidote protein — translation MTKTSTRPYDIAEHLRTPEEMALYLDACIAESDGDAAFIAKALGDIARAQGMTKVAKETGLSRESLYKSLSGEREPDFSTILKVIKALGLRFHATAA, via the coding sequence ATGACCAAGACCTCAACCCGCCCTTACGACATTGCCGAACACCTTCGTACCCCGGAAGAAATGGCCTTGTACCTCGATGCCTGCATTGCCGAAAGTGATGGCGATGCCGCGTTCATCGCCAAGGCTTTAGGGGATATCGCCCGTGCACAAGGCATGACCAAAGTCGCGAAGGAAACCGGTCTTTCGCGTGAAAGCCTGTACAAGTCGCTGTCAGGCGAGCGTGAGCCGGATTTCTCCACGATCCTGAAGGTCATCAAGGCGCTGGGATTGCGGTTTCACGCGACTGCTGCCTGA
- a CDS encoding lipoprotein-releasing ABC transporter permease subunit, producing MLKIPYEFWVGWRYTRAGRGRRDRFISFIAASSMAGIALGVAALIVVLSVMNGFQKEVRDRMLSVLPHIELFAYSGGGGPAVDPVSQWQSLVALAKRNPEVQGGAPFVAAQGMLARDQVLRGVQVRGIDPKAERDVSGLAGQIKRGSLDALVPGSFGVVLGRALADGLGVTENDTVLMMAPQGSVSPAGFSPRMRQFTVVGIFEAGHYEYDSGMAFINVDDAQRLFRDSGSSGVRLRITDMLEAPQVARQLAQTLPQGYMASDWSRNNRTWFAAVQTEKRMMFLILTLIVAVAAFNLLSSLVMTVNDKQSDIAILRTLGASPGAVARIFVIQGALIGIIGTVIGVGGGALIAFNIDVIVPAIESALGIQFLPKEIYLISKLPSDPQMRDIITIGVVSLVLSFAATLYPSWRASRLQPAEVLRHD from the coding sequence GTGCTCAAAATACCTTACGAATTCTGGGTGGGCTGGCGCTACACCCGAGCCGGACGCGGAAGGCGGGACCGGTTCATTTCCTTTATTGCTGCCAGTTCAATGGCGGGCATTGCCCTGGGCGTCGCGGCGCTCATCGTGGTCTTGTCTGTGATGAACGGCTTCCAGAAGGAAGTGCGCGATCGCATGTTGTCCGTCTTGCCGCACATCGAGCTGTTCGCCTACAGCGGTGGCGGTGGGCCGGCTGTCGATCCCGTTTCTCAATGGCAGTCTTTGGTCGCATTGGCCAAGCGCAATCCTGAAGTGCAGGGCGGCGCGCCGTTTGTCGCGGCGCAAGGCATGCTGGCGCGTGACCAGGTGTTGCGCGGCGTGCAGGTGCGCGGTATCGATCCGAAGGCGGAACGTGATGTGTCTGGCTTGGCCGGGCAGATCAAGCGTGGCTCGCTCGACGCCTTGGTGCCTGGCAGCTTTGGTGTGGTGCTGGGGCGTGCCTTGGCCGATGGCCTGGGCGTGACCGAGAACGATACGGTGCTGATGATGGCCCCGCAGGGTTCTGTCAGCCCGGCCGGGTTCTCGCCGCGCATGCGTCAATTCACGGTGGTCGGCATTTTTGAAGCCGGGCATTACGAGTACGACTCGGGCATGGCTTTCATCAATGTGGACGACGCGCAGCGTCTGTTCCGTGACAGCGGTTCGTCGGGCGTGCGTTTGCGCATTACCGACATGCTGGAAGCCCCGCAGGTGGCGCGTCAGCTTGCGCAGACTTTGCCGCAGGGCTACATGGCCAGCGACTGGTCGCGCAACAATCGCACGTGGTTTGCGGCTGTGCAGACCGAAAAACGCATGATGTTCCTGATCTTGACGCTGATCGTGGCGGTGGCCGCGTTCAACTTGCTGTCGTCCTTGGTGATGACGGTGAATGACAAGCAGTCGGACATCGCTATTTTGCGCACGCTGGGTGCAAGCCCGGGGGCGGTCGCGCGGATATTCGTGATTCAGGGTGCGCTGATTGGCATCATCGGTACCGTGATCGGCGTGGGTGGCGGGGCGTTGATTGCGTTCAACATCGATGTGATCGTGCCGGCCATTGAAAGCGCGTTGGGCATTCAGTTCTTGCCCAAGGAAATTTATCTGATCAGCAAGTTGCCGTCGGACCCGCAAATGCGCGACATCATCACCATTGGTGTGGTGTCCCTGGTGCTGTCGTTTGCCGCGACGCTGTATCCCAGCTGGCGCGCCTCGCGTCTGCAACCGGCCGAGGTGCTGCGTCATGACTGA
- the lolD gene encoding lipoprotein-releasing ABC transporter ATP-binding protein LolD: MTDFSHRPVVLEGRGVSKTYSEGGRELQILRNVDLTVHEGEMVAVIGASGSGKSTLLHVMGLLDQPTSGSMTISGTSTAGLSEAKRSELRNQRLGFVYQFHHLLPEFSALDNVAMPLIIRRMDRNAAREQARAMLEQVGMGKRSSHAPGQLSGGERQRVALARALVTRPACVLADEPTGNLDRHTAREVFALLKRINQEIGMAFVLVTHDAELAKLADRQLQMTDGVLTSATADAGVVALAPGLTEAG, from the coding sequence ATGACTGATTTTTCTCATCGTCCGGTGGTGCTGGAAGGCCGGGGTGTGTCGAAGACTTATTCCGAAGGCGGCCGAGAACTTCAGATATTGCGCAATGTGGATCTGACGGTGCACGAAGGTGAGATGGTCGCGGTGATTGGTGCGTCCGGCTCGGGCAAAAGCACGCTCTTGCATGTGATGGGTTTGCTCGACCAGCCGACGTCTGGGTCGATGACGATTTCCGGCACCAGCACCGCAGGTTTGTCGGAAGCCAAGCGCAGCGAACTTCGCAATCAGCGTCTGGGGTTTGTGTACCAGTTCCATCATCTGCTGCCGGAATTCAGCGCGCTGGACAACGTGGCCATGCCGCTGATCATCCGCCGCATGGATCGCAATGCCGCGCGTGAGCAGGCGCGTGCCATGCTGGAACAGGTTGGCATGGGCAAGCGCAGTTCGCATGCGCCTGGGCAGTTGTCGGGCGGCGAGCGTCAGCGGGTAGCCTTGGCTCGCGCGCTGGTCACGCGACCTGCGTGTGTGTTGGCGGATGAACCAACCGGCAATCTGGATCGCCACACGGCGCGTGAAGTGTTTGCGCTGCTCAAGCGTATCAATCAGGAAATCGGCATGGCCTTTGTGCTGGTGACGCACGATGCAGAACTGGCCAAGCTGGCGGATCGGCAGTTACAGATGACCGATGGTGTGCTGACCTCGGCCACGGCAGATGCGGGTGTGGTGGCCTTGGCTCCGGGGCTGACTGAGGCGGGATGA
- a CDS encoding TatD family hydrolase has product MLIDTHCHLDASEFDHDRTAVADQAIQFGVRAIVIPAIGRMNFSTVRDLAHTFAGGTYALGIHPLFVRQAADEDLDHLRHAIEASLDDPRFVAIGEIGLDFFVPEISSGEPRARQERFFDAQLKLAREYGLPVLVHVRRSQDIVLKYLRRIDVPTGIAHAFNGSHEQAQAFVDRGFALGVGGEMTHERAQRIRRHATGFDLSHLVLETDSPDIPPAWLHKPNRRNTPGEIPRIAQTLAELRGVSTSVVAEATAATAFRVMPRLARLLQTQTV; this is encoded by the coding sequence ATGCTGATCGATACGCACTGCCATCTCGACGCATCCGAATTCGACCACGATCGCACGGCCGTTGCCGACCAGGCAATCCAGTTCGGTGTGCGCGCCATCGTCATCCCCGCCATCGGCCGGATGAACTTTTCTACCGTCCGCGACTTGGCTCACACCTTTGCGGGCGGCACCTACGCGCTTGGCATTCATCCCTTGTTCGTCCGGCAAGCGGCCGATGAAGACTTGGACCACCTGCGCCACGCCATTGAAGCCTCATTGGACGATCCTCGTTTTGTTGCCATCGGTGAGATCGGGCTGGACTTCTTTGTGCCGGAGATCTCATCCGGCGAGCCCCGCGCGCGTCAGGAACGCTTTTTTGATGCACAGCTAAAACTGGCTCGTGAGTATGGTTTGCCGGTGCTGGTGCATGTGCGCCGTTCGCAAGACATTGTGCTGAAGTACTTGCGCCGCATCGACGTGCCGACCGGCATTGCGCATGCGTTCAATGGCAGCCACGAACAGGCGCAAGCCTTTGTCGACCGGGGTTTTGCGCTCGGCGTGGGCGGCGAGATGACGCACGAGCGTGCCCAGCGCATTCGCCGTCACGCCACGGGTTTCGATCTGTCGCACCTAGTGCTGGAAACCGATTCGCCGGACATTCCGCCCGCGTGGCTGCACAAGCCCAATCGCCGCAATACGCCCGGTGAGATTCCGCGCATTGCCCAGACCTTGGCCGAGTTGCGTGGAGTAAGCACTAGCGTCGTGGCAGAGGCCACAGCAGCAACTGCTTTCCGTGTCATGCCACGCCTGGCACGACTGCTGCAGACACAGACTGTCTGA
- a CDS encoding NADP-dependent oxidoreductase, with translation MTEQTSRKIVLASRPKGRPSAENFRLETGPVPTPADGEVLVQVKYLSLDPYMRGRMSDAKSYAEPTKIGEVMEGGTVAEVLESRHANFKKGDLVLARGGWQTHAVVKGDAIRKIDTGSEPISTAVGVLGMPGFTAYAGLLTIGQPQAGETVVVAAATGPVGSAVGQIARLKGARAVGIAGGAKKCALLRDKFGFDVAIDHHAPDFAEQLKAACPDGIDVYFENVGGKVWEAVSPLLNNFARIPVCGLVAEYNASGQAEGPDRLPRLMRDVLSKRLTIRGFIQIDFKDQMPQFEKEMKAWLADGSVKYVEDVVDGLENAPEAFIGLLEGKNFGKLVIKVS, from the coding sequence ATGACCGAACAGACCAGCCGCAAGATCGTTCTCGCTTCCCGCCCCAAGGGCCGCCCCAGCGCCGAAAACTTCCGTCTAGAAACCGGCCCGGTGCCCACGCCCGCCGATGGCGAAGTGCTGGTGCAGGTCAAATATCTGTCGCTGGACCCATACATGCGCGGCCGCATGAGCGACGCCAAGTCTTACGCAGAACCGACCAAGATCGGCGAGGTGATGGAAGGCGGCACGGTAGCCGAGGTACTGGAAAGCCGTCACGCGAACTTCAAGAAGGGTGACTTGGTGCTGGCACGCGGCGGCTGGCAGACGCATGCCGTGGTCAAGGGTGACGCCATCCGCAAGATCGACACTGGGTCCGAGCCGATTTCGACGGCGGTGGGCGTGCTGGGCATGCCTGGTTTCACGGCATACGCAGGCTTGTTGACCATCGGCCAGCCCCAGGCAGGTGAAACCGTGGTGGTGGCGGCAGCGACTGGCCCGGTTGGCTCGGCCGTTGGCCAGATCGCACGCTTGAAAGGTGCGCGCGCTGTGGGCATTGCGGGCGGCGCAAAGAAGTGCGCGTTGCTGCGCGACAAGTTTGGCTTCGACGTGGCGATCGACCACCATGCGCCTGACTTCGCCGAACAATTGAAGGCAGCGTGCCCGGATGGCATTGACGTGTATTTCGAAAACGTCGGCGGCAAAGTGTGGGAAGCGGTTTCGCCCTTGTTGAACAACTTCGCACGCATCCCCGTATGCGGTTTGGTGGCCGAGTACAACGCCAGCGGCCAGGCCGAAGGCCCCGACCGCCTGCCGCGATTGATGCGCGATGTGCTGTCCAAACGATTGACGATTCGCGGCTTCATTCAGATCGATTTCAAGGACCAGATGCCGCAGTTCGAAAAAGAGATGAAAGCCTGGCTGGCCGATGGCAGCGTGAAGTATGTGGAAGACGTGGTGGACGGTCTGGAAAACGCACCCGAAGCTTTCATTGGTCTGCTGGAAGGCAAGAACTTCGGCAAGCTGGTGATCAAGGTTTCTTGA